A genomic region of Notamacropus eugenii isolate mMacEug1 chromosome 3, mMacEug1.pri_v2, whole genome shotgun sequence contains the following coding sequences:
- the OTUD1 gene encoding OTU domain-containing protein 1, with protein MQLYSPGFSHYPSGGPAAAAPSPPSAAAAPFKVSLQAPDAAAEAAGGDCLPATPPAAESREAAAAAGMPAFSSCFEMVPPGAAAPAGAAAGGSCKPPLPPPPPPPPPHYTSTAQMSVRCLGPERRPPEPPRRCSSSAWLLEELLKPGPEPGPRPDGPERNFRLSEHQQALAAARPRDGSPRRWEAAAPAPRARAEAAPEPPGRRAPSPGAAGPKDEKLALYLAEVERQDKYLRQRSKYRFHIIPDGNCLYRAVSKAVSGDQSQHRELREQTVHYIADHLDHFGPLIEGDVGEFIIAAAQDGAWAGYPELLAMGQMLNVNIHLTTGGRLESPTVSTMIHYLGPEDSLRPSIWLSWLSNGHYDAVFDHSYPNPEYDSWCKQTQVQRKRDEELARSMAISLSKMYIEQNACS; from the coding sequence ATGCAGCTCTACAGCCCGGGCTTCAGCCACTACCCCTCGGGGGgacccgccgccgccgccccctcCCCGCCCTCCGCGGCCGCCGCCCCCTTCAAGGTCTCCTTGCAGGCTCCGGACGCCGCCGCCGAGGCCGCCGGCGGTGACTGCCTACCCGCCACCCCTCCGGCAGCCGAGTCCCGAgaggccgccgccgccgccgggaTGCCCGCCTTCTCCTCGTGCTTCGAGATGGTGCCTCCGGGCGCCGCCGCCCCTGCTGGCGCCGCGGCGGGAGGCTCGTGCAAGCCGCCGCTGCCCCcgccgcccccgccgccgccACCCCACTACACCAGCACGGCGCAGATGAGCGTGCGCTGCCTGGGCCCCGAGCGCCGGCCGCCCGAGCCCCCGCGCCGCTGCTCCTCGTCCGCCTGGCTGCTGGAGGAGCTGCTCAAGCCGGGCCCCGAGCCCGGCCCGCGGCCGGACGGGCCCGAGCGAAACTTCCGTCTGAGCGAGCACCAGCAGGCCCTGGCCGCCGCCAGGCCCCGCGACGGCAGCCCCCGGCGCTGGGAGGCGGCCGCGCCCGCGCCCCGGGCCCGCGCCGAGGCGGCCCCCGAGCCCCCCGGCCGCCGCGCGCCCTCGCCCGGCGCCGCCGGCCCCAAGGACGAGAAGTTGGCCCTGTACCTGGCCGAGGTGGAGCGGCAGGACAAGTACCTGCGGCAGAGGAGCAAGTACCGCTTCCACATCATCCCCGACGGCAACTGCCTGTACCGGGCCGTGAGCAAGGCGGTGTCGGGCGACCAGAGCCAGCACCGCGAGCTGCGCGAGCAGACCGTGCACTACATCGCCGACCACCTGGACCACTTCGGGCCGCTGATCGAGGGCGACGTGGGCGAGTTCATCATCGCCGCGGCGCAGGACGGCGCCTGGGCCGGCTACCCCGAGCTGCTGGCCATGGGGCAGATGCTCAACGTGAACATCCACCTCACCACGGGCGGCCGGCTGGAGAGCCCCACGGTGTCCACCATGATCCACTACCTGGGCCCCGAGGACTCGCTCCGGCCTAGCATCTGGCTCAGCTGGCTCAGCAACGGCCACTACGACGCCGTGTTCGACCACTCGTACCCCAACCCGGAGTACGACAGCTGGTGCAAGCAGACCCAGGTGCAGCGGAAGCGGGACGAGGAGCTGGCCCGCTCCATGGCCATCTCCCTGTCCAAAATGTACATCGAGCAGAACGCCTGCTCCTGA